The sequence below is a genomic window from Scatophagus argus isolate fScaArg1 chromosome 8, fScaArg1.pri, whole genome shotgun sequence.
GAGACTTGTACCTTGGCAGGGCGCATCTCCGTGTGGCTCCGGACCGTGACCCGGACAGCAAGCACTACCTCCCTTCAGGAGCCTacccttcctctgtctttccaGACTATTGCAGTGGTACTGCTTACGTTCTGTCCCGCTCTGCATTGCTCAAAATTTCCCTGGCAGCCTCTGCATCACCTTTATCCACACCTTTGCCCCCAGAGGACGTGTTTGTTGGTCTGTGCGCCAGGGCAGCTGGAGTGCTGCCCTCGCATTGCCCGCTCTTCTCCGGTGGCCCAGGTGTGCCATACGGACGTTGCTGCTATCAGGCGATGGTGTCCATCCACCACATCTCACCAAGGGAGATGCTTCACTACTGGGCTGATGTCCACTCATCCCAACCCTGCTCCTGGTTGAGTCTGCGTGCCTCTCTGGGGATGTGCAAAGTCAGGGCGATGCTGGGCTCAGCTCTGGGGCTGGAGCAGGGTTTGTGAGGGTTAATGACAAGGAAAGCTGGACTCGTTGGGATGGTGCCTCGCTTCAATACTGTGAACAGCACAAGTGCTCTTCAGGTTGTGGAGCTACACTATGTGCACTGAGGaaaaattcactttatttttataggtttatttttttaaatgctatAATATATTTaaccagctttttttttcctgcataaAAGTGGATGATTAGGTGGAGGTACGAACAGTAGTCACTGGTCTTTGACCTATCCTTGGACTGTTAAAGCATTATCATTGTTTCACCGACACGTTGTAGATGTAGAACAAACGACACTGGCATGCTGATAGTATACAGTAATGAAACAGAGCCTCTTATGTGATGAATGCACATTGGAACAAGTATTTCAACAAAGGCACTGAAGTCTTACATCGATATTCTGCTACCTTCATGTATTAAAGGCCTGCGTAGTCTATAACCAGGTCCTTCAATTGTAGATATTAGTCTATTAAGATGCCCAAATGCATGATGATCCAAACAACAGTACAATAGACATGAAACCACAGGCTTGAGACTACATATAACCACCATTATAAAAATGGATTGGCTAAAGCCTTTTAAGTTTAAAACAGTGCAAACATAATTGCCTCATTACAGGATGTATTCAAGGTATTTAagtattgtgttttttcagtaaTATTTGACATGGTCATATGCGCAACCTGGTCTGGGAATGGACAGGAAAATTACTCAGTCATTCTTCTGCCTCATAAAATGAAACCATGATACTGATGTGAGACTCAGTTATAATCACACAGAACTGCAGTATTTATTACCAGTTTCTGCTATGGTGAGATTAAACATTAACTAGAgcattattttgcattttaagacAGTTCACAATGTGGAGAAAGCAAAGGCTGTCTTGCTTCACCCTCAAAGTGTATCTACACTCAGGAAATACATGTATGAATCAAATACTGTCATGAATAAAGCACTCTCTTATGTTAAGTTTGCCTGATGTCTTTGCGTTTCAACATAACTTCTCTGTTACATTATGCTTCTCTATGACAAACGGCTCAGATGACGGGAGGCACAGATTCGTGTCAAAGCGCTACAAGGAAACAAATGCTGTGGGACAGGGTCGAGTGGTTTGACAATAAATAACGAAGGTGCGGTTGAGTCATCACTGCTGCTTGATATGTTTCATCGTTTGCCTTCCTCATTCCTATCTTATATTAAAAAGGATTTAATTATCAACTGCTCTCTTCCACCCACAGGTAGCAAACTAACAATCTGAGCCATCCtgtttaaaagaacaaaaagttGGCTTGTGTTTCAGCTATTTACCCAGCAACTCCCACTGAAAGCAAGATCGAGACATAAAGGGTGACCTGTCAACAAATTATATATGCAGATTACGTATTTCTAACAAAGCACACCAAGTGGCATCACACATACAGATGCACTAattatattattacatatatTAGCAATAATCTCAGTAATCAGAACTTTAACGTCCCTTGGAGGAATGAGCATCTGAGCATCTTTAACTTCACTACTCTTAGCTGTCTGTCACTTCAGTTCTGCTGAAGGTATGAACTTTGGTTTCAGAAAGAATCACTTCCTATATGTCTCAAACCACAGCTCGcctcattttattttgagaatCATCACCCCcccatatacatatatatatatatatatataataaatggTAAATAGTAAGAGTAAATGAACTGTGGTCTGAGAAATACAGGAAATACAGGAAGTGATTTATTAGGAACCAAAGTTCACACCTTCAGCAGTTTCTCATACCAACTGCAAACTTGAACAAACACCTAAGATATATCTTGATATATCAGTGTAATTAAGTGTTGGCAACATGCAAGCATATTCCAGTATGCTTTGCATTCAGTTGTGATCTAAAATAACACTCTGAAGTCAGGGGCATGAcgatgtgttgtttatttttaaaacatatttatataaaacatTTGATATACAGTCAGTTCAGCCACCAAACATCTCCATTCAGCGAGGtcaaaaaaaatgagagaaacatttttttttcccggCAGTAGACCAAAAAATACAGCTAAACACAAACTGCGAGGACATGCCTGTGCTACAGTCACTACCTCAAACCACTCTATCTATGCACTCAGCACTGACCACAGTTTGGCTTTAATGTGTTTCAAAGGAACAGAAAGTCTCAACTGAGCCAGCTATATCGAGAATTCCTGCAGTTTCCGTTATGCTTCCACAGCGGAGTACTGTGCCCAAAAAATGCGTCCAAATATACGAAGTTCAAAGGTCACTCCCACAGAATGTCACTGGGTTTTGGGTTGCACAAAGGGTCctccttttctattttttgaaTCTGTCCAGAGCAGATCTCTGGCTGGCTAACACTGCCgccttcttctccctctcctttctctctttttccattttcattttgtcctcaaCAGTTTTTCTGATTGCATCCTGAGGAGTAAACATGATAAATGAGCAAAACTCAGCAGATACAGTGGAAAGAGAGGTCACACAACATGACTGCGTCAATCTACTTACTCTCTGGTCCTCATGAGCCACTTGCTTCTTGCGCTTTTCAACACTGCCAGCAGAACTACGACCTTTTTTCTTATACTTGGGAACAAATTTTTCCCTGGCTAGTGGGTCATAACCCTgggaaaatgagagaaaagagaaagatgtaaataacaataaagcaaTTATGACCAAGAATCAATATTTAATACATACAGATCTATATCATAAAATAAGACTTGATATAAGCCAGTGAGATGCTTTCAGACACTCACCAGAGCTTGGACCCTGTCTTTGTGCCTTTGCTCAAATGTGGCATGGTCAACCTGTCCCAGCTCAGTGGGGTCAAGGCTGATGAGTTCTGGCTGGATCTTCTCCAGCAGGGCTTTAACCTCCCACTCCTGCCTCTGCTTTGCACTGCGGTATGGATTTGCATCTAGACCATCAAAATTAGGCTCTCCCGCACCTGCGAAGGCAAATGTAGGTGGAATTACGAAAGAAACAGTGATGTGGCAGTTCGTTTCACCCACCAGGGAACCTCAACCACAACGAGCTGAACCTCTCTGTGCTCATTTTGAACCTGATGTATTTATTCCAACTTCTTGTTCAGTCTGATTGACATGTAAACATAAAGTGAAAGTGAGCAGGACCTGGTACAAGCATGCTGGTGAAACCATCTCCGTGCCCCACCCCGAGGACATCCTCAAAGGGACAGAAGTTCAGCCCCCAAACTGTTCCTCGAACTCTGTGAGCCATGTATGGTTTAGTCACTGGAGTGGTCCACACGTCCCTGTAGACCTGCAGGCACGCACAGACAAAGCGATATCAGTGTGAAAggaataaaatatgtaaaagttGTGGCCTAGAGGcttgagaagcggcttgtgaccggagggtcgccAGTTCGATTCCGCCCTGGACTGGCAAAaatgtgggtgtggtggagtgattaataatgcccccccattagccagctgatgtgcacTCAACCCCCCAAGttgctccccgggtgcctgaCACTCAGcccactgcatgtgtgttcagtgaaAAATTCAGAGAAAGAATTTCCGTGTATGTAAAAAgtatactgacaaaataaaatatgaagtaAAATTGTGtcttatgtatttttatgttgtttttgttttgttttttttacttagaAAGAGAATTGTgatcaaaaatgaaattaatgctGTGCCATGGGGAGGTTAAAACAACAATGTGCAAAATGTCAGCTATTTTTGTAAAATTCTATCTTTGGCGAGAAGAAGTCACTGCAGatctttttttcacagcagacattttggcttgtcatTGCAGGTAAAGCACAGCTTTAATTGATATCATCAGAGATGATTGCATTCAATCTAGGGAAGCTTGTTTCACTGTCCTGGTATTATGCATGAGTTCTTACTGTGGGGTAGTCTTCATTTCCTGTGTAAATAGCATATTTGTGCCCAGCAGTTCTCTccaattttctttttgttctcctcCCATAAAAAATAGCCACATGGGCACTGTAGGTGTGACACTACCTGAtttgtataataatataataataatgacaacagCAATTAATGAAGCCTCTTCTCaaactgataaatatttttatgatgACCTACTTCCTTAACTGTGAATCAGTGTACCATAAGTGTCTATTTCCTTGTTCGggttctttgttgttgtttctgtggcaaTACATCATGCAGACTCCATTGCTTGGCTTTAGTATAAATTAACAGTGTTGTAGACACTATTTagaaactgtgtttgtgtttcttttgtctcaGCTTTAAAATCTGCCTAGAAATTATGATTGTTTGTCATGGATTTCCTAACCTTACAGACACTGATGACAGAATTATGTTTACACCAATTTGTCAAACTGGATGTGATGGCCTGACAGCTGTCTCCACAGCATATCTCTGAGTCGTCACTCCTGTTTACATGCTCTAAAGAAGAACGAGCAGTGATTCACATGTTAAGCCCATCTGTTAAATGCTTTTTGCAATGTAATGTACTTTGGTATGTCTTTGGTCATGACTTAATGAGCACAAAGTACAAACATTCACTGATGAATGAAAGTTCATTGCTGTTGCAGTGAAATTGATCTAGAAATCTAGTGCTTTTGAACTTAACAGAACTAACTCTAACTGGCTCAGAACTTTATCTCCATGTTCCCCATTTTTACTTCATACTGGAGTTATTTACAGGATCCCCCCATTATTATTGCGAAATAGCAGACTTAGATATCACAATCCACTGATGCCAATATAGACATCTGTTTCCAATATCCTGTGTCTGTTCCCACTTCCCCTCccaagaaaaaaaggaaaaagaaaaaaattctgctCATGGTAAATCAAACCACAAACTACTGTGTGGAGATGATAATGACCTGAACAATATCCCCTTTGGCTGCAGACAGCAGCCCCATCTGGCTCAGTGACTAACAGGAAACTTCATGGTAAATGAATGACTTTCACGTGAAACAAACCACCTCCTGTGTACTAGATCATTTTTCAAGGACAAATCATACATGCCGCAGTGTGGAAGTGATAATGACCTGAACAATATCCCCTGTGGCTGCAGACAGAAGCCCCCTCTGACTCAGTGACAAACATGAAGCTCCAGCAGGGATGAAGTAGGACTTGAGAGGCTTGAAGGCTCTAATGTCATATACCTTCAGCTTTTTATCCATGCCAGATGTCACCATGTATCTGccaaaaaaaagaccaaaacaaaagattGCTCTCTGGTGGACACTGAGGGAACTGCAGGTCAAATGGAAAAGTAATATTCAATTTAGGGATTTTTACTTCACACTTGTTAACCACCCAGAAAGGAAGAATAAGGATTTTGTCAATGACTATGAATTATGAAAGGTCTAATAGGGAGCTATTTCCTACTCATCCTTAAGtaatttcttctttcatttacaAACCTCTAAGTGTATGTGGTGGCATCtcttaacaaataaaaactgaatgcaGGCCTGTGGAATATCGTGTTTCTGTACCCATCCCTAGTCCAAACTCTGTTAAAAACACTGTCATAACAAGATGCAGGTCTGTGTGGCTGCTATCAGAAagtaaaatcagaaaaaaattactTCTGTAATTTACTGCTTTGCTCACACTAACCGccattctctctcactctctctctctctcttcattcattGTGTAGCTCAACTGACGACTGGGTCTACTGTGAAGCAGCTTTTATGTTACATCAAAGACGACTATCCACAGCCTTCTGCCTCTAAAAGACATTCAATATCAAACTTGAGAAACTTAAAGTTTTATGCTGACTCACGTGCCCGTCTTGTCTACAGTGACAGAGCGCACGCTGCCCTGGTGACAGAGCATCTTGATGAGGGCTTCTTTCTGGTTGGGCGACCAAAGCGTGACCGTGCCGTTGTGGTGGCCTAGGTGTATGATGGCATTATGAGGATTCTGGCACATCACGTCGAGTCGGCCAGTCTTGGTACAGATGGCTGCCACCTCCTTTCCCACAGACACATCCAGGTACTGCAGGAAACCTGTAGCACTCTGAGGACGAGCATGAGAACAGCTTTAAAAGGATCTGGAAAGTAGCACTCTTAGTCgatgtgtttgcttttaaatttattgttttcactttacttttgATTAGGGGTTTTCCAACTGTGAGGTACACAGGAAGAGCCGTGGGGCAAAAATACTGTGTGAGCTAATCTTTATGTCTGTCCTGCTCAGCAACACACAGGACTCAAATGCAAACCAAAGGTAACCacagacatgacacacacatttttagatTCAGTGAGGACAGCATTATCTCCTAGTGTCCAATATCAAATAACATCCATGAATCTACTTAGAatccaaagaaaaagaagctaCTTATAACTGTGGAACATGTTTGAgattaatcattaataatttTTAAGTATTCTTCAGTGTCGAAGTAATGCATCAGTAGTCGTCTGCACAGATTTCTATGCTGCCCTCTAGGCAAGTTATCTATTGAAAAGAGGGATTTTAACCTTAACGAGACTGGCACCTGGTCTGATGCCTAACATAATGGTCTGTGCCAAATTCAGCATTCCACAGAAGACAACTTTTTGTTATAGAGGTGATATATTTAAAAGGATCGTGCACAACGTTCTTAAGAACAGTTTTAATGAACCTACCGCCGTGGCTAGCAAAAAGTGGTAGGGTAGGAACTGCATACGAAGGACGTCGTTGAATTTGCGGATGCAGTGAAGCTCTATTCCATTAGAGTCATAGATATACAGCCACTTCTTCTGAGCCACTGCATACATGGCTTCACTATGGAGCCACCTacacaaaaggcaaaaattgaatttatttaCAGAGTAGATGATCCCAGTTTATGGTGACTGTAGCAGGACTGTAGTAAACAATGTGCTGTGCTTTGTGCAGTGCTGCACAGCGTAAGGTTGAATAACTTACTTCACATCATTCACAGTCTCCATCACgtttatttcacacattaacTGTTTGGACTGCCAGTCTATACAAGCAACATGGCCCCTCCTCCCACCAAGCACCAAGTGACTGAAGTAAGGAGAACACACGGTtaacaacatacacacaactcATATTTAAATCAGTATTTCTTTACTAATAATGGATCACATGGCTTTATATAATGTAACAAGGCTCGTTTTCCCTCAGCTCTACACAGTGTTTTAGTGTCTGTCAgcattttattaatttcatttcacaaacTGCTAAACAACATAATTATATAACTAAACTTTCAGACTTTATAACTAAACTTTTGTTAATGTTGGGCTAGCAGACTTATATTATTAGCCATGGGAGTCTTATGCTTTCATCTTCCTGTTATTGAATGAAAAAATACCTTCTGTCTTTCATTAACACTGaaacaagataaataaatgaatgcgCACAAAACCCATAAGTACACTGAATGGCAAAACCCCTGTCCCCACCCACAGCCTACCACACAGTATCtcttaaatgcattttatttaacttttttataACTTCTTTAAGTGCTACCTTTATATACTTTATACTATTTTACGAATAACTTTAtcaaagacaagacaaggaCATGTCTCAGTGTGCAGTGGGTGATACTGACCGTCCAGTCTTGGTGTAATCCACTCGGTATGGTCCAAACTGAGACAGTTTCAGATTAAAATACTGAGGACGAAATGGGACAGCGGGAAAGAAAAAtagtaaaaagcaaaaaaaaatgtacaacaacagaaaacattacacAAGGTGAAAATTGACATTTTACAATGAAGGCCCCAGCTCTTAGATGTCAGAAGTGAAACcttccaccacacacactaaTGTGCAGATAGTGTCCCACCTTTGCACCAGATGTTATGTCCACAGCTTCTGCAATATCTTCCTGAGAGATCGTACATGTGTCCTCATCTTCGTCACCCTCTAGAAACCTGAGATTAAAGTGAAATACGTCACAAGTAGGCTTTTAAGAAATGGcttaaagtgacattttcataaTTTAACTTCCGTCACTCCAACATACGCTGTGACATTAAAAAGCCTGGaaactttaaaagaaattaCCCTGCTTCCtctgggaggaggaggtcaaACTGGGCGGCTTGTTTCTGGGCTATCTCTGAAGATTCATCTGAGCGAGTGATCAGGTCTCTCAGTTTGTAATGCTGGCGGGGGGGCTAcgaggagaaaaataaaagaataagaTGCTGGGAAGTGGCAACAACTACCTCCACTTGTTTACTAGAAACTGAACATGGCCGACATTGTGGTGATTAcctttttagttttagttttccTCTTGAACTTCTCCAGTCTGTCTTTTGGAATTGGAGCAGGTCCAGGAAAAGGGTCAGATTTCTGGGGGAATACGAACAACAACTGGATAAGGACAGTGGAGTGATTTTGTTAAACACTAAAGAGGTGTGTTACTAAAGACCTGGGGGATATATTGATATAATCTCAATATAATCTTCCTTTGGTCATACTATACTATAAAcctatataaaaaaaaacttggtgTAGACAGACAGCTGAACTGAAGAGCTGGAAGAAGCTGTTAAGGTAAAGTGTAAAGACAcacaagaacattttaaaaacttacAGATGATCTCATCAGagtcttgtcatttttttaaggagtgaataaaaaacatttttataatctCTTGACATGTACTTCCCACCTATCTGACTGACAGTGACAACCTGATTCTGAGTCGGtcacaaaaaaatcacaggCTTACCCCTGATAtgaatttcttttcatctctttcatgCTCTTCTTGCTTTCgtttctttgctttctgtgtctTTCCCCCCGTCTGTTGCAGAGTCTTTTCAGTCTGTTCTTCATCTTTTCccactttgttttcatcttttcccTCCCCCTGTGGCTCCTGCCAGTAACGAGCTGGTGGCTGTAAGAGAAGAGTAAACAATGGCAGGTTAGCAGGAGTGTCACCGAGGAAAATGACAGAGTTTAGTATATTTATTAGTGCTAACGAAAGGGGTCAACTCGCTCCATCTGAACTCCGCATACGCGAGCGACTCGTGTTAGCTGCTGAATGCTAGCAAATTATCAGCTAACGATACCTTGTGCCTGTCAAACTGAAAAGCACTACGTTAATCTGTCTTAGTTGATGATATCACATATTTTGTATCGTAACAATAACGTCTTTTCAGTAACAATTTATTCGTAGGtaccttcttctttttctccacgTGTGAATTCTTCACATTTGCTTCGCCGGGAGCCGCCATGTTTGTTGTGTACGTTTAGCAGTTCCGGCGATATCGTTTATGCCAACGTCACTTCTGGTTATAAATTGCCAGAGTGTTATTGGTCCACACTATTTTCACGCCAGCGTAGCGTGCGATGCTCTGAGTAGGCGGAATCTACATACTATTTAGAAAGCGTCTCAGCCGGAGGTTTTTTGGTAAGTTCAGACGGAGCAAAGGACCAGAACCTTGGCATattgcagtgcttctcaaatagtggggcgcgtgtgaccctggggaacatgctttttttgccgtactagaataaagtgtaattgcacatccactacagtagttggcagtggcgctctcattgtcagagtgtgcgcagggagtattagctctatggtgtagcggcttttttgcaccgagcaggcgataagaagtgcagtaagcgaacccttaagagacaacatgaagaaatttttaacagggatgagaagaaaggcggagagagacgaagataatgagacaaaagtaactcacccgaaagctaagacgaggaaatatgacgaagcatatgtagcgcttggcttcactgtgactacagtgggagacgacagaccggtgtgtttactgtctaaaaatgttggcagcggacagcatgaagccaaataaatgaaGGCCCCACTTGAAGGCATTACATCCCAgtcatgctgataagccgctggagttttttcagccaaaacgtgccgaatattgccaacaatcatcccgctttgtgaatgctacttcagtaaaccattactattatttatagtcgcagtgggggggggggggggggggggcgcgaattgttttctacttgctgggggggggcgcaacagaaaataattgagaagcactggcaTATTGGGACTAGAGTCATGGCCTAATTGAGCCTAATTGTCAAAACATTTAATAAGagtattatatatttttgcacCCATGGTAACTTGATAGTGAGTTTATTGATCATAGAAATAGTActtaagataatcctttattagtcccataactgcccactacagcagcaaacaggatatatagggtgcaaagcatgcaaggataagggaagggTGTGcattcaaaaataataaatacacataaaacaagtacctgcattcAAAAGGAATAGgtgtgcattcagaaagaataaatacacaggaaactgcctgcagctgtacacagtacagaaaataaaaagactatttacagTGGAGTCCCTCAGGTTATGATTAGTGGGTGGATTAgttattgcacagatttgtaGGTACTGACCCTTGAAGTAGTgttattgtgggaggaagccgaagtacctggagaaaacccacacaggcacagggagaacgtgcaaactccacacagaaggtcccaaaccgggattcgaacctggaaccctcttgctatgaggcgacagtgctaaccgcccggggtgaactgttcctttaaggttTTTCAGGGATTAGCCTAGTCAGTCTTGTCGAGTCGAGTCTTGTCTTTAGATCTTTCCTGTTTAAATTTTAGAGATCGTTTCCACCCATGTGTTACTGTAAACATTACCCTATGGAGTTGGAAGCAAGACAAATAATGGGACAAAGCCCAGGAAATCTGGTCAGACTGGGAGGGGGTGGACTTTCATATTGACTCTAGGGCTGAGCTTAGAGTAACAATTGAGATAAGGTTATGCAACAGCCAGAGAGAAGTATGAACTTAGTTTGCTTCTTTGGGATAAATTAAACCAGGAGAAGAGACAAGTGACAGAAATACAGCCAAGACAACGGCAGCGATTACAATGTCTGCTGAACCAGACAAGGTATGGCTCTAAATGAATCTCTCTTTAAAGCCACAGGGTATTTAACTTTCAAGAGTTCATGACTTATTAAACATGTAACACTGAACAAATCAGAACAGACAGGTGTTTTAAAATGCAAGCAAGGGCTATGAATTTGTTTCTCTCCTTAATATGACTGTTACTTGTTGAGCCATCGGACTTCACTGTCTGCAGCTGTTGGTGAATAACGTTGTTTGCGCTCTTGTGCAATACAAACTGCTGCAGTTTGATTCTTCTCCCACGgtgatcattttctttttttttttaacagatggATTTGCCTTCTCGACCAGAGCTGTTTGATTTCCATGGAGTCTCAATGACCCAGTATTTCACAGACCACTGGGAAAAGATTCAAAATTTTCAAGCTAGACCAGATGATATTGTTATTGCAACATACCCCAAAGCGGGTCAGTCCACATAAACATCCCTTGTAAATGCCTCATAGCTCTTAAAAGACATGCATATCAAGGTGAGGTGTTATGATTATTgtattttcccctctctgtgtctttcgTTAAGGAACAACATGGGTCTCCCACATCCTTGATCTGCTGTATTTTGGTCAGACATCCATGCCAATCTATCAAAGAGTGCCTTTCTTGGAAATCACCTTTCCGGCTATGGATGCAGGTCAACACCAAATAAGATAGTTCAGTGCatcacaaacatacaaacacttAATCTAATTTAAACTTCAGGATACTGTGTGGTGATTTTCTATGTTTTGCTTAAGCTTCAATATTGCTGAAACTTTACTTATAATATTACTAAATTACTGAAGTATTTTACCGGATCGGGGTTTTGCTTACTCCACCTTTATGTATTCACACAGGAACTGACCTGGCAGACAATCTCACCACCACTCCACGACTCATTAAAACTCATcttccagtccagtttgtgCCAAAATCCTTCTGGGAGCAAAACTGCAGAGTCAGtagtttgtctgtttgcattttgtcagAGTATATTAACAAGATGTTGAAATAGAGAACAAAGTgcctttaaatgaaatgttagtACTTAATTGTGCTAAAAGTACTTAAAGGCAGTATTTGATGCGTGTCTACCTATAGTTTCTACAACAAACACTAAAGTGTGTGAAAATACATCTCATGTAATGTTGTAA
It includes:
- the wdr46 gene encoding WD repeat-containing protein 46, with product MAAPGEANVKNSHVEKKKKPPARYWQEPQGEGKDENKVGKDEEQTEKTLQQTGGKTQKAKKRKQEEHERDEKKFISGKSDPFPGPAPIPKDRLEKFKRKTKTKKPPRQHYKLRDLITRSDESSEIAQKQAAQFDLLLPEEAGFLEGDEDEDTCTISQEDIAEAVDITSGAKYFNLKLSQFGPYRVDYTKTGRHLVLGGRRGHVACIDWQSKQLMCEINVMETVNDVKWLHSEAMYAVAQKKWLYIYDSNGIELHCIRKFNDVLRMQFLPYHFLLATASATGFLQYLDVSVGKEVAAICTKTGRLDVMCQNPHNAIIHLGHHNGTVTLWSPNQKEALIKMLCHQGSVRSVTVDKTGTYMVTSGMDKKLKVYDIRAFKPLKSYFIPAGASCLSLSQRGLLSAATGDIVQVYRDVWTTPVTKPYMAHRVRGTVWGLNFCPFEDVLGVGHGDGFTSMLVPGAGEPNFDGLDANPYRSAKQRQEWEVKALLEKIQPELISLDPTELGQVDHATFEQRHKDRVQALGYDPLAREKFVPKYKKKGRSSAGSVEKRKKQVAHEDQRDAIRKTVEDKMKMEKERKEREKKAAVLASQRSALDRFKK